A stretch of the Streptomyces sp. NBC_01428 genome encodes the following:
- a CDS encoding DMT family transporter, with translation MAWLLVVVAGLLETGFAVCLKLSHGFTRLWPTVAFCVFALGSFGLLTLSLKKLDVGPAYAVWTGIGAAGTAIYGMIFLDDLVSVLKIVSISFVIMGVIGLQLSGSAH, from the coding sequence ATGGCGTGGCTGCTGGTCGTTGTTGCGGGACTGCTCGAAACCGGCTTCGCCGTCTGTCTGAAGCTGTCGCACGGCTTCACCAGACTCTGGCCCACCGTGGCCTTCTGCGTCTTCGCCCTCGGCAGCTTCGGTCTGCTGACGCTGTCCCTGAAGAAGCTCGACGTGGGGCCGGCGTACGCGGTGTGGACGGGGATCGGCGCGGCGGGCACCGCCATCTACGGAATGATCTTCCTCGACGACCTGGTCTCGGTCCTCAAGATCGTCTCCATCAGCTTCGTCATCATGGGCGTCATCGGCCTCCAGCTGTCGGGCTCGGCCCACTGA
- the rsgA gene encoding ribosome small subunit-dependent GTPase A, with amino-acid sequence MRRYNKNTDEDDIRQRPNRKGNRPRTNIRPKHEEAVGGMVLTVDRGRLTCLVDDRVVMAMKARELGRKAAVVGDRVAIVGDLSGEKDTLARIVRIEPRTSVLRRTADDDDPFERVVVANADQLAIVTALADPEPRPRLIDRCLVAAFDGGLTPLLVLTKSDLAPPDKFLELYGALDIPYVVTSREELESEAAADLVREQLVGRITAFVGHSGVGKTTLVNALVPPEQRRTTGHVNAVTGRGRHTTTSALALPLAGKAGGWLVDTPGVRSFGLNHVDPSRVIHAFPDLEPGTEGCPRACSHDEPECALDQWVADGHADPQRLYSLRRLLATRERHEGD; translated from the coding sequence ATGCGCCGTTACAACAAGAACACCGACGAGGACGACATCCGCCAGCGGCCGAACCGCAAGGGCAACCGTCCGCGCACGAACATCCGCCCCAAGCACGAGGAAGCCGTCGGGGGCATGGTCCTCACGGTCGACCGCGGCCGGCTGACCTGCCTGGTCGACGACCGGGTCGTGATGGCGATGAAGGCGCGCGAACTGGGCCGCAAGGCCGCCGTCGTCGGTGACCGGGTGGCCATCGTCGGCGACCTGTCCGGCGAGAAGGACACCCTCGCCCGCATCGTCCGCATCGAGCCGCGCACGTCCGTGCTGCGCCGCACGGCCGACGACGACGACCCGTTCGAGCGCGTCGTCGTCGCCAACGCCGACCAGCTCGCCATCGTCACCGCCCTCGCCGACCCCGAGCCGCGCCCCCGGCTGATCGACCGCTGTCTGGTGGCGGCCTTCGACGGCGGCCTCACCCCGCTCCTCGTCCTGACGAAGTCGGACCTCGCGCCGCCGGACAAGTTCCTGGAGCTGTACGGCGCGCTGGACATCCCGTACGTGGTGACCAGCCGCGAGGAGCTGGAGAGCGAGGCCGCGGCCGACCTCGTACGGGAACAACTCGTCGGCAGGATCACGGCGTTCGTCGGTCACTCGGGTGTCGGCAAGACGACCCTGGTGAACGCGCTGGTGCCGCCGGAGCAGCGCCGGACGACCGGTCACGTCAACGCGGTCACCGGCCGCGGCCGGCACACCACGACCTCCGCGCTGGCCCTGCCGCTGGCGGGCAAGGCGGGCGGCTGGCTGGTCGACACCCCCGGCGTCCGCTCCTTCGGCCTGAACCACGTCGACCCGTCCCGAGTCATCCACGCCTTCCCCGATCTCGAACCCGGCACCGAGGGCTGTCCGCGCGCGTGCAGTCACGACGAGCCGGAGTGCGCGCTCGACCAGTGGGTGGCGGACGGTCACGCGGATCCGCAGCGCCTCTACTCGCTGCGCCGGCTGCTCGCCACGCGGGAGCGCCACGAGGGCGACTGA
- the aroA gene encoding 3-phosphoshikimate 1-carboxyvinyltransferase, protein MTANPAHTALWPAPYASGAVDATVHVPGSKSVTNRALVLAALASEPGWLRRPLRSRDTLLMAGALRAMGVGIEETVASSSTVAAGPDASGEAWRIIPSGLRGPATVDVGNAGTVMRFLPPVAALADGPIRFDGDPRSYERPLHGVIDALRLLGARIDDNDRGALPLTVHGQGSLDGGPVEIDASSSSQFVSALLLSAPRFNQGVEVRHTGSTLPSMPHIRMTVDMLRAVGAQVDTPESGGEPNVWRVTPGALLGRDLIVEPDLSNAQPFLAAALVTGGTVVVPDWPAHTTQPGDRLREIFTEMGGSCELTETGLEFTGSGAIHGIDVDLGEVGELTPGIAAVAALADSPSTLRGVAHLRLHETDRLAALTKEINELGGDVTETADGLHIRPRRLHGGVFHTYDDHRMATAGAILGLAVEGVQIENVATTAKTLPDFPDLWTAMLGN, encoded by the coding sequence ATGACCGCGAACCCCGCCCACACCGCCCTCTGGCCCGCCCCGTACGCAAGCGGGGCCGTCGACGCGACGGTCCACGTGCCGGGGTCCAAGTCGGTCACGAACCGCGCTCTCGTGCTGGCCGCGCTGGCCTCCGAGCCGGGCTGGCTGCGCCGCCCGCTGCGTTCCCGCGACACCCTGCTGATGGCGGGCGCGCTGCGTGCCATGGGCGTGGGCATCGAGGAGACGGTCGCCTCCAGCTCGACGGTCGCGGCGGGCCCGGACGCCTCCGGCGAGGCCTGGCGGATCATCCCCTCGGGCCTGCGCGGCCCGGCCACGGTCGACGTCGGCAACGCCGGCACGGTGATGCGCTTCCTGCCCCCGGTCGCCGCGCTCGCGGACGGCCCGATCCGCTTCGACGGCGACCCGCGGTCGTACGAGCGTCCGCTGCACGGAGTGATCGACGCGCTGCGGCTGCTCGGCGCCCGGATCGACGACAACGACCGCGGCGCGCTGCCGCTGACCGTGCACGGCCAGGGTTCGCTGGACGGCGGCCCGGTGGAGATCGACGCCTCGTCGTCCTCCCAGTTCGTGTCCGCCCTGCTGCTCTCCGCGCCGCGCTTCAACCAGGGCGTCGAGGTCCGGCACACCGGCTCGACGCTCCCCTCCATGCCGCACATCCGGATGACCGTGGACATGCTGCGCGCCGTCGGTGCCCAGGTGGACACCCCGGAGTCGGGCGGCGAGCCGAACGTGTGGCGGGTGACGCCGGGCGCGCTGCTCGGCCGCGACCTGATCGTCGAGCCCGATCTGTCGAACGCCCAGCCGTTCCTCGCGGCCGCCCTCGTGACCGGTGGCACGGTCGTCGTGCCCGACTGGCCCGCCCACACCACCCAGCCCGGTGACCGGCTGCGGGAGATCTTCACCGAGATGGGCGGTTCCTGCGAACTGACCGAGACCGGCCTGGAGTTCACCGGTTCGGGTGCGATCCACGGCATCGACGTGGACCTCGGCGAGGTCGGGGAGCTGACCCCGGGCATCGCGGCGGTCGCGGCGCTCGCCGACTCCCCCTCCACCCTGCGGGGCGTGGCCCACCTGCGGCTGCACGAGACGGACCGGCTGGCCGCGCTCACCAAGGAGATCAACGAACTCGGCGGCGACGTCACCGAGACCGCCGACGGTCTGCACATCCGGCCGCGCCGGCTGCACGGCGGCGTCTTCCACACGTACGACGACCACCGCATGGCGACGGCCGGCGCGATCCTCGGGCTGGCGGTGGAGGGCGTCCAGATCGAGAACGTGGCGACGACCGCGAAGACGCTGCCGGACTTCCCCGACCTGTGGACCGCAATGCTCGGGAACTGA
- a CDS encoding Fur family transcriptional regulator, translating to MSDLLERLRGRGWRMTSQRRVVAEVLDGDHVHLTADEVHARAVAKLPEISRATVYNTLGELVSLGEVLEVATDKRAKRYDPNAHRPHHHLVCAQCGAIRDVHPSGDPLGDLPDTERFGFTVSGVEMTYRGVCPNCAAA from the coding sequence ATGAGTGACCTGTTGGAACGACTGCGCGGACGTGGCTGGCGGATGACATCGCAGCGGCGTGTCGTGGCCGAGGTGCTCGACGGCGATCACGTCCATCTGACGGCCGACGAGGTGCACGCCCGGGCCGTGGCCAAGCTGCCCGAGATCTCCCGGGCGACCGTCTACAACACGCTGGGTGAGCTGGTCTCCCTGGGCGAGGTTCTGGAGGTCGCCACCGACAAGCGCGCGAAGCGGTACGACCCGAACGCGCATCGGCCCCACCACCACCTGGTCTGCGCCCAGTGCGGCGCGATCCGTGACGTCCACCCGAGCGGTGACCCGCTCGGCGACCTCCCGGACACCGAGCGCTTCGGCTTCACGGTGTCGGGTGTCGAGATGACGTACCGCGGCGTCTGCCCGAACTGCGCGGCGGCGTAA
- a CDS encoding TetR/AcrR family transcriptional regulator, translating to MMPAARESLLDAAYTALARRAWSAVRMVDVAAVAGVSRQTLYNEFGSKDGLARALVRREADAYLAGVDRALATHTDARDRLVAAVEWTASAARSNALVRAMLTGCWGERLPAPGLAAVPSASVVPAQRRADGPLPSPADFVTLVRDRAVATLGVSRAEAAEVTRSCELVVRLGLSYVVAPPAESGATDLVKAALASSHRNGV from the coding sequence ATGATGCCCGCAGCGCGAGAATCCCTCTTGGACGCCGCCTACACGGCGCTGGCGCGCAGAGCGTGGTCGGCCGTGCGGATGGTCGACGTGGCCGCGGTGGCGGGGGTGTCACGCCAGACGCTCTACAACGAGTTCGGCAGCAAGGACGGCCTCGCGCGCGCCCTCGTACGCCGGGAGGCCGACGCCTATCTCGCCGGGGTCGACCGGGCGCTCGCCACCCACACGGACGCCCGGGACCGGCTGGTCGCGGCCGTCGAGTGGACGGCCTCGGCGGCCCGCAGCAACGCACTGGTGCGGGCGATGCTCACCGGGTGCTGGGGCGAACGGCTGCCCGCGCCCGGCCTTGCCGCCGTGCCGTCGGCGTCCGTGGTGCCCGCGCAGCGGCGGGCGGACGGTCCGCTGCCCTCGCCCGCGGACTTCGTGACGCTGGTCAGGGACCGGGCCGTCGCCACGCTCGGCGTCTCGCGGGCGGAGGCCGCCGAGGTCACGCGGTCCTGCGAACTCGTCGTCCGGCTCGGGCTGTCGTACGTGGTCGCGCCGCCCGCGGAGAGCGGGGCCACGGACCTGGTGAAGGCCGCGCTGGCGTCGTCGCACCGGAACGGGGTCTGA
- a CDS encoding CBS domain-containing protein, whose translation MLVRDAMSTVVLTIGPTHTLRQAARLMSARRVGAAVVLDEDSSGLGILTERDILNSLALGQNPDTETACTHTTTDVVFAASGWTLEEAASAMAHGGFRHLIVLDDGGPVGIVSVRDIIRCWAPARQQIPA comes from the coding sequence ATGCTCGTCCGCGACGCCATGAGCACGGTGGTCCTCACCATCGGCCCGACCCACACGCTCCGCCAGGCGGCCAGACTGATGTCGGCACGCCGTGTCGGGGCGGCGGTGGTCCTCGACGAGGACTCCTCCGGCCTCGGCATTCTCACCGAGCGCGACATCCTCAACTCACTCGCCCTGGGCCAGAATCCCGACACCGAGACCGCCTGCACCCACACCACCACCGACGTCGTCTTCGCCGCTTCCGGCTGGACGCTGGAGGAGGCCGCCTCGGCGATGGCGCACGGCGGCTTCCGGCATCTGATCGTGCTCGACGACGGCGGGCCGGTCGGCATCGTCTCGGTCCGCGACATCATCCGCTGCTGGGCTCCCGCGCGGCAGCAGATCCCCGCCTGA
- the hisN gene encoding histidinol-phosphatase, translated as MPDYLDDLRLAHVLADAADAATMDRFKALDLKVETKPDMTPVSEADKAAEEIIRGHLQRARPRDAILGEEYGVEGTGPRRWVVDPIDGTKNYVRGVPVWATLISLMEAAEGGYRPVVGVVSAPALGRRWWAAKGHGAFTGRSLSSASRLRVSSVSRMSDASFAYSSLSGWEDQGRLDGFLDLTKAVWRTRGYGDFWPYMMVAEGSVDICAEPELSLWDMAANAIVVTEAGGSFTGLDGRPGPHSGNAAASNGILHDEMLGYLNQRY; from the coding sequence ATGCCCGACTATCTCGATGACCTGCGGCTCGCCCATGTCCTCGCGGACGCCGCCGACGCCGCGACGATGGACCGGTTCAAGGCGCTCGACCTGAAGGTCGAGACCAAGCCGGACATGACGCCGGTGAGCGAGGCGGACAAGGCCGCCGAGGAGATCATCCGCGGTCATCTCCAGCGGGCCAGGCCGCGCGACGCGATCCTCGGCGAGGAGTACGGCGTCGAGGGAACGGGCCCGCGCCGCTGGGTCGTGGACCCGATCGACGGCACCAAGAACTACGTCCGCGGTGTCCCCGTCTGGGCGACGCTGATCTCCCTGATGGAGGCGGCCGAGGGCGGCTACCGGCCGGTCGTCGGCGTGGTCTCCGCGCCCGCGCTCGGTCGCCGCTGGTGGGCGGCGAAGGGCCACGGCGCCTTCACCGGCCGCAGCCTGTCCTCGGCGAGCCGGCTGCGGGTCTCCAGCGTGTCCCGGATGTCCGACGCCTCGTTCGCGTACTCCTCGCTGTCCGGCTGGGAGGACCAGGGCCGGCTCGACGGTTTCCTCGACCTCACGAAGGCCGTGTGGCGCACCCGCGGTTACGGCGACTTCTGGCCGTACATGATGGTGGCCGAGGGCTCCGTGGACATCTGCGCCGAACCCGAGCTGTCGCTCTGGGACATGGCGGCGAACGCGATCGTGGTGACCGAGGCGGGCGGCTCCTTCACCGGACTCGACGGCCGTCCCGGCCCGCACAGCGGCAACGCGGCCGCGTCGAACGGCATCCTGCACGACGAGATGCTCGGTTACCTGAACCAGCGCTACTGA
- a CDS encoding catalase, whose product MTLEAHVTQGPLTTEAGAPVADNQNSETAGAGGPVLVQDQLLLEKLAHFNRERIPERVVHARGAGAYGTFTLTRDVSRWTRAAFLSEVGKRTETFLRFSTVAGNLGSADAVRDPRGFALKFYTEEGNYDLVGNNTPVFFIKDAIKFPDFIHTQKRDPYTGSQEADNVWDFWGLSPESTHQVTWLFGDRGIPASYRHLNGYGSHTYQWNNAAGEVFWVKYHFKTDQGIRNLTTEEAVRLSGVDPDSHQRDLREAIERGDFPSWTVQVQIMPAAEAATYRFNPFDLTKVWPHEDYPPVEIGRLELNRNPRNVFAEVEQSVFSPAHFVPGVGPSPDKMLQGRLFAYGDAHRYRVGINAGHLPVNRPHATEARTHARDGALYDGRHDGGKNYEPNSFGGPVQTDRPLWQPVPVDGVTGNGAAPVHAEDDDFVQAGDLYRLMSEDEKERLIANLAGFIAKVSRDDIAERAVRNFRLADGDFGKRLDAAVQALRG is encoded by the coding sequence ATGACGCTGGAGGCGCACGTGACGCAGGGACCGCTGACGACGGAGGCCGGAGCGCCGGTCGCCGACAACCAGAACAGTGAGACCGCGGGTGCCGGCGGCCCCGTCCTCGTCCAGGACCAGCTCCTGCTGGAGAAGCTCGCGCACTTCAACCGCGAGCGCATTCCGGAGCGCGTCGTCCACGCGCGCGGTGCCGGCGCGTACGGCACGTTCACGCTGACCCGTGACGTCTCGCGGTGGACGCGGGCGGCGTTCCTCTCCGAGGTGGGCAAGCGGACCGAGACGTTCCTGCGCTTCTCGACCGTGGCCGGGAACCTCGGCTCGGCGGACGCCGTGCGGGACCCCCGCGGCTTCGCGCTGAAGTTCTACACCGAGGAGGGCAACTACGACCTCGTCGGCAACAACACCCCGGTGTTCTTCATCAAGGACGCCATCAAGTTCCCGGACTTCATCCACACGCAGAAGCGCGACCCGTACACGGGCTCCCAGGAGGCCGACAACGTGTGGGACTTCTGGGGTCTGAGCCCGGAGAGCACCCACCAGGTGACCTGGCTCTTCGGAGACCGCGGCATTCCGGCCTCCTATCGCCACCTGAACGGCTACGGCTCGCACACCTACCAGTGGAACAACGCGGCCGGCGAGGTCTTCTGGGTCAAGTACCACTTCAAGACCGACCAGGGCATCAGGAACCTCACCACCGAGGAGGCGGTCCGCCTGTCCGGCGTGGACCCCGACTCGCACCAGCGTGACCTGCGCGAGGCCATCGAGCGCGGTGACTTCCCGTCCTGGACCGTGCAGGTGCAGATCATGCCCGCGGCCGAGGCGGCGACGTACCGCTTCAACCCGTTCGACCTCACCAAGGTGTGGCCGCACGAGGACTACCCTCCCGTCGAGATCGGCCGGCTGGAGCTGAACCGCAACCCGCGGAACGTGTTCGCCGAGGTCGAGCAGAGCGTCTTCTCGCCGGCCCACTTCGTGCCGGGTGTCGGGCCCTCGCCCGACAAGATGCTCCAGGGACGGCTGTTCGCGTACGGGGACGCGCACCGCTACCGCGTCGGGATCAACGCCGGCCACCTGCCGGTGAACCGCCCGCACGCCACCGAGGCGCGCACCCACGCGCGCGACGGCGCGCTGTACGACGGCCGTCACGACGGGGGGAAGAACTACGAGCCGAACAGCTTCGGCGGCCCCGTCCAGACGGACCGGCCGCTGTGGCAGCCCGTCCCGGTCGACGGGGTCACCGGGAACGGCGCGGCCCCGGTGCACGCCGAGGACGACGACTTCGTGCAGGCGGGCGACCTCTACCGGCTGATGTCCGAGGACGAGAAGGAGCGGCTGATCGCGAACCTGGCGGGCTTCATCGCCAAGGTCTCCCGCGACGACATCGCCGAGCGCGCGGTGCGCAACTTCCGCCTCGCGGACGGTGACTTCGGCAAGCGGCTGGACGCCGCGGTCCAGGCCCTGCGCGGCTGA
- a CDS encoding tetratricopeptide repeat protein, with the protein MDVMGDKATLLDTGRFAQPADFEQPADLTQPSDRDETGEAAEEARQWSAAQAGDVEAMSVLGAMLLRRGDLDAAEPQLRAATAAGDRAAANNLGVLLHQRGYADEAAGWWRIAAVAGSAAAAHALGRHHRERGDEPAAEYWLRQSAEQGHALGAYALADLLEHRGDVGAEHWMRSAAERGHREAAYRLARALDRKALESGQAVADNGVIGAAGEDAEQWYRQAAARGHRRAALHLGAILEKRGHLKEAGRWYLTSAKDGEARAACALGFLLRDAGDTESAAVWWLRAAQDGDGNAANALGALHAERGETQTAERWYRAAMDAGDVNGAHNLALLCVEQGRTAQAEQWYRRAAYAGHREAANALAILLLQVGDAAGAEPWFSKAAEAGSVDAAFNLGILHAGRATDSDDAAALRWYERAAAAGHTEAALQVAIARLREGDERAAERHLRSAAGGGSAEAAYRLAAVLDARRPPAPAHELGEPTQEKSECEEWYERAASQGHRRAQVRVGMLAAARGDVVEAARWYREAAEAGSRNGAFNLGLLLAREGSEPEAALWWTRAADAGHGRAALRLALVYARRGELAEGQRWADRAVSLGPAEVAERAARLRDALREELSA; encoded by the coding sequence ATGGACGTTATGGGGGACAAGGCAACTCTGTTGGATACAGGGCGGTTTGCGCAGCCTGCCGACTTTGAGCAGCCTGCGGATCTCACGCAGCCTTCCGACCGGGACGAAACCGGTGAGGCTGCCGAGGAGGCGCGCCAGTGGTCGGCGGCACAGGCCGGCGACGTCGAGGCGATGAGCGTCCTCGGGGCCATGCTGCTGCGCCGGGGTGATCTCGACGCGGCCGAGCCCCAGTTGCGCGCGGCGACCGCCGCGGGCGACCGGGCCGCGGCCAACAACCTGGGTGTCCTCCTGCACCAGCGCGGGTACGCCGACGAGGCCGCCGGATGGTGGCGGATCGCCGCCGTCGCGGGCAGCGCGGCCGCGGCACACGCGCTCGGCCGGCACCACCGCGAGCGCGGTGACGAGCCGGCCGCCGAGTACTGGCTGCGCCAGTCCGCCGAACAGGGCCACGCGCTGGGGGCGTACGCGCTCGCCGACCTGCTGGAGCATCGCGGCGACGTGGGCGCCGAGCACTGGATGCGGTCCGCCGCGGAGCGCGGGCACCGCGAGGCCGCCTACCGGCTGGCGCGCGCGCTCGACCGCAAGGCCCTGGAATCGGGCCAGGCCGTGGCGGACAACGGTGTCATCGGTGCGGCGGGCGAGGACGCCGAGCAGTGGTACCGGCAGGCCGCGGCGCGCGGTCACCGGCGTGCCGCTCTGCATCTCGGCGCCATCCTGGAGAAGCGGGGCCACCTCAAGGAGGCCGGGCGCTGGTACCTGACGTCCGCGAAGGACGGCGAGGCGCGGGCCGCCTGCGCCCTCGGATTCCTGCTGCGCGACGCCGGGGACACCGAGAGCGCCGCCGTGTGGTGGCTCCGGGCCGCCCAGGACGGCGACGGCAACGCCGCCAACGCACTGGGTGCCCTGCACGCCGAGCGCGGGGAGACGCAGACCGCCGAGCGCTGGTACCGCGCCGCGATGGACGCGGGCGACGTGAACGGCGCGCACAACCTCGCGCTGCTCTGCGTGGAGCAGGGCCGGACCGCGCAGGCCGAGCAGTGGTACCGGCGGGCCGCCTACGCCGGTCACCGCGAGGCCGCGAACGCGCTGGCGATCCTGCTGCTCCAGGTCGGCGACGCGGCCGGGGCCGAGCCCTGGTTCTCCAAGGCCGCGGAGGCGGGCAGCGTGGACGCCGCGTTCAACCTGGGCATCCTGCACGCCGGACGCGCGACCGACAGCGACGACGCCGCCGCCCTGCGGTGGTACGAGCGGGCGGCCGCGGCCGGACACACGGAGGCCGCGCTCCAGGTCGCCATCGCTCGGCTGCGGGAGGGCGACGAGCGGGCGGCCGAGCGGCATCTGCGCAGTGCGGCCGGAGGGGGCAGCGCCGAGGCCGCGTACCGGCTCGCCGCCGTGCTCGACGCCCGCCGGCCGCCGGCGCCCGCGCACGAACTGGGCGAGCCCACGCAGGAGAAGAGCGAGTGCGAGGAGTGGTACGAGCGGGCCGCGTCCCAAGGGCACCGGCGGGCCCAGGTGCGCGTCGGGATGCTGGCCGCGGCGCGCGGTGACGTGGTGGAGGCGGCCCGCTGGTACCGCGAGGCCGCCGAGGCGGGCTCGCGCAACGGCGCGTTCAACCTCGGGCTGCTGCTGGCCCGCGAGGGCAGCGAGCCCGAGGCGGCGCTCTGGTGGACCCGGGCGGCCGACGCCGGTCACGGTCGGGCCGCGCTCCGGCTGGCCCTCGTGTACGCGCGCCGCGGGGAGCTCGCCGAGGGCCAGCGCTGGGCCGACCGCGCGGTGTCCCTGGGGCCTGCGGAGGTCGCCGAGCGCGCGGCCCGGCTGCGGGACGCGCTGCGGGAGGAACTGTCGGCGTGA